From the genome of Gemmatimonas phototrophica, one region includes:
- a CDS encoding YaeQ family protein, producing MALTSTMYTMNVSLAHVDRGVYEQLEFRMAMHPSESPEYFVTRLLAYCLEYREGIGFSKGVSDPDDPTVSVRDLTGTITTWIEIGLPDAARLHKASKAAPRVVVYTHKDPTVWLRQIAGERIHKVDQIECYVFERELTDAIVEQLDRRLSFELSVTDGELFLNLAGTTLTGTLQRTALGG from the coding sequence ATGGCGCTGACCTCCACGATGTACACCATGAACGTGTCGCTCGCGCACGTGGATCGTGGTGTGTACGAGCAGTTGGAGTTCCGCATGGCCATGCACCCGTCGGAATCGCCGGAGTACTTCGTGACCCGGCTCCTGGCCTATTGCCTGGAATACCGCGAAGGCATCGGGTTCTCGAAAGGCGTTTCGGACCCGGATGATCCCACGGTCAGTGTGCGTGATCTGACCGGTACCATTACGACGTGGATAGAAATCGGCTTGCCCGACGCGGCCCGGTTGCACAAGGCCAGCAAGGCGGCCCCCAGGGTGGTGGTGTACACGCACAAGGATCCCACGGTGTGGCTGCGGCAGATTGCCGGCGAACGCATCCACAAGGTGGATCAGATTGAATGCTACGTGTTTGAGCGGGAGCTGACGGACGCGATCGTGGAGCAGCTGGACCGTCGTCTGAGCTTCGAGCTGTCTGTCACGGACGGGGAGCTGTTTCTCAACCTGGCCGGAACGACGCTGACCGGCACCCTGCAGCGCACGGCCCTGGGCGGATGA
- a CDS encoding GlsB/YeaQ/YmgE family stress response membrane protein, whose amino-acid sequence MDIVTWLIVGLVAGVLASLVVGGVGLVGNIVVGIVGAFVGGWIFRQLGVSAPLPGLGGVIFTAFIGAMVTLLLLHFVSGRRKTVA is encoded by the coding sequence GTGGACATTGTGACATGGCTCATCGTTGGACTCGTCGCCGGTGTGCTCGCCTCACTCGTCGTGGGAGGCGTGGGATTGGTGGGAAACATCGTCGTCGGCATCGTGGGCGCCTTCGTGGGCGGATGGATCTTCCGCCAGCTGGGCGTCAGTGCGCCCCTCCCGGGATTGGGCGGGGTGATCTTCACGGCCTTTATCGGCGCCATGGTGACGCTCCTGTTGCTGCATTTCGTCAGCGGCAGACGAAAAACCGTGGCCTGA
- a CDS encoding branched-chain amino acid transaminase — protein MSRITETQWIWRDGHFIPWADATIHVLSHSVQFGSSAFEGIRAYSTPKGPAIFRLREHLERLLHSCKIYRMDVPYTLDELFEASREVVARNGVESCYLRPMVVRGYGTAGMVPIGAPVETYLPCWPWGAYLGDEALDAGVDACISSWQRVQPNTIPAMAKIAGNYLSGQLIKMEAIANGYAEGIALSPSGVVSEGSGQNVFMVSKGTIITTPLDGSILGGITRHTIMQLAADAGIPVRELHIPREMLYMADEVFFTGTAAELTPVRSIDRITIGAGRVGPITKQLQTEYLGIAKGQLEDRHGWLTHCR, from the coding sequence ATGAGCCGCATTACCGAGACGCAGTGGATCTGGCGCGATGGCCATTTCATTCCGTGGGCCGACGCCACGATCCACGTGCTCAGCCATTCCGTGCAGTTCGGATCGTCGGCCTTTGAAGGCATCCGTGCCTACAGCACCCCCAAGGGACCGGCCATCTTCCGACTGCGCGAGCATCTCGAGCGGCTGCTGCATTCGTGCAAGATTTATCGCATGGATGTGCCCTACACGCTGGACGAGCTCTTCGAGGCGTCGCGCGAAGTGGTGGCCCGCAACGGGGTCGAGTCGTGCTATTTACGCCCCATGGTCGTGCGCGGCTACGGCACGGCGGGCATGGTGCCCATTGGCGCGCCGGTGGAGACGTATCTCCCCTGCTGGCCCTGGGGGGCGTATCTGGGCGACGAAGCGCTCGACGCCGGTGTGGACGCGTGCATTTCCAGCTGGCAGCGCGTGCAGCCCAATACCATTCCGGCCATGGCCAAGATCGCCGGCAACTACCTCAGCGGTCAGCTCATCAAGATGGAAGCGATCGCCAACGGCTACGCCGAAGGCATTGCGCTGAGCCCCAGCGGCGTGGTGAGCGAGGGCTCCGGGCAGAACGTGTTCATGGTGTCCAAGGGCACCATCATCACGACGCCGCTCGATGGCAGCATTCTCGGCGGCATTACGCGCCACACCATTATGCAGCTGGCGGCCGACGCCGGCATTCCGGTGCGCGAACTGCACATTCCGCGCGAGATGCTCTACATGGCCGACGAAGTGTTCTTTACGGGCACGGCGGCCGAGTTGACACCGGTGCGTAGCATCGACCGCATCACGATTGGCGCCGGGCGCGTGGGCCCCATCACCAAGCAGTTGCAGACGGAATACCTTGGCATTGCCAAGGGACAGCTCGAAGATCGGCACGGCTGGCTGACGCACTGCCGCTAA